A genomic stretch from Neospora caninum Liverpool complete genome, chromosome III includes:
- a CDS encoding similar to uniprot|P15705 Saccharomyces cerevisiae YOR027w STI1, related — MSAAETAQAFKAEGNAAFQKGKYEEAVGFFTEAIKCTPDDAVLYSNRSGAYASLNKLEEALKDAEMCVKLRPTWGKGYSRKGLAEFRMMKYKEAEATYQKGLQVDPTNEQLKEGLNQVQQQTDQFFSMQAMLAAAQAVNRHPKLAKYQQEDPEYTQRLTEILKQIQKNPQSLKLIMAQPDVRVKEGVIAAMGGDLEEEEEPQSQSAAARPARAATETVSGAKAASKENEQPAKELTEDEKEAEALKQKGNELYKQKKFAEALEAYDAAIEKNPNEILYLNNKAAVYMEMGDYDKGLAECQKALDKRYECKADFSKVAKVYCRMAACKTRAGDYGGAIAMYEKALCEDNNRATRNALNEVKKLKEKKEREDYVNPELAEQHREKGNEFFKQGDYPAAKKEYDEAIRRNPKDAKLYSNRAAALTKLCEYPSALRDADTSVQLDPTFVKGWSRKGNLHMLLKEYPKALQAFDKGLALEPTNQECIQGKMTVLNRVQQLQSSGEVDPEQMAHSLADPEIQAILKDPQMNIVLMNIQEKPDLIHEYLRDPKIKDGINKLIAAGILRVA, encoded by the exons ATGTCTGCCGCTGAGACTGCCCAGGCCTTCAAGGCGGAAGGCAACGCCGCCTTCCAAAAAGGTAAATACGAGGAAGCGGTTGGCTTCTTCACAGAGGCCATCAAATGCACGCCTGACGATGCAGTTCTTTACTCGAATCGATCCGGAGCATATGCGTCTCTCAACAAGCTGGAAGAAGCCCTGAAGGATGCGGAAATGTGTGTCAAGTTGCGCCCGACATGGGGAAAG ggATACTCGAGGAAAGGCCTGGCAGAATTTAGGATGATGAAATATaaagaggcagaggcaaCCTACCAGAAAGGGTTGCAGGTTGACCCTACGAACGAACAACTCAAAGAGGGCCTCAACCAG GTGCAACAGCAAACGGACCAATTCTTCTCGATGCAAGCGATGCTCGCGGCTGCACAGGCTGTTAACAGGCATCCCAAGTTGGCAAAGTATCAGCAGGAGGACCCAGAGTACACACAGCGTCTCACGGAGATTTTGAAGCAAATCCAGAAGAACCCGCAGTCGCTTAAACTCATCATGGCTCAGCCT GACGTGCGCGTCAAGGAAGGCGTCATCGCAGCGATGGGAGGAGACctggaagaggaggaggagccTCAGAGTCAGTCAGCTGCTGCGAGACCGGCGAGAGCAGCCACTGAAACTGTCAGTGGTGCCAAGGCAGcctcgaaagaaaacgagcaGCCAGCCAAAGAGCTCACCGAAGATGAGAAAGAAGCTGAAGCGTTGAAACAGAAAGGCAACGAACTGTACAAACAGAAAAAGTTTGCGGAAGCCCTGGAGGCGTACGATGCAGCCATCGAGAAGAATCCCAACGAAATTCTTTATCTGAACAACAAGGCAG CCGTCTACATGGAGATGGGTGACTACGACAAAGGCTTGGCCGAATGCCAGAAGGCACTCGACAAGCGATACGAGTGCAAAGCAGATTTCTCCAAGGTTGCAAAG GTGTACTGCCGAATGGCTGCATGCAAGACTCGGGCGGGGGACTATGGTGGAGCAATCGCCATGTACGAGAAGGCATTATGCGAGGACAACAACCGCGCGACTCGGAATGCGCTCAATGAGgtgaagaagctgaaggagaagaaggagcgagaggactACGTCAACCCGGAGCTCGCAGAGCAGCATCGGGAAAAAGGCAATGAATTCTTCAAACAGGGCGACTATCCTGCTGCGAAAAAAG AGTACGACGAGGCTATCCGACGGAACCCGAAAGACGCGAAGCTGTACAGCAACAGAGCGGCAGCGCTAACCAAACTGTGTGAATATCCTTCGGCGTTGCGG GATGCTGACACAAGTGTGCAGCTGGATCCGACGTTCGTAAAGGGATGGAGCAGGAAGGGTAACCTTCACATGCTCTTGAAGGAGTATCCAAAAGCTCTGCAGGCGTTTGACAAAGGCTTGGCGCTCGAGCCTACAAACCAAGAATGCATCCAAGGAAAGATGACTGTCTTAAACAGAGTCCAGCAGCTCCAAAGCTCTGGCGAGGTCGATCCAGAACAGATGGCGCACTCCCTG GCCGATCCGGAGATCCAAGCCATTCTGAAGGATCCCCAGATGAACATCGTTTTAATGAACATCCAGGAGAAACCGGATTTGATTCATGA